The following coding sequences lie in one Panicum virgatum strain AP13 chromosome 6N, P.virgatum_v5, whole genome shotgun sequence genomic window:
- the LOC120678419 gene encoding E3 ubiquitin-protein ligase UPL5-like has protein sequence MAPPGAAASEAGAVQLLLRNVDSRTTVIRARREDTVESVLDRLGNGGAASGGDLRLRAVHAGRELPRGATVGELGLPWDATLHVSYRLVPTPHADAWRLASEIAAAARLAAAAGVPLRAAASLEVLVRRFLDSARAAHQRKSNSALGPVAEHLGIFLARGVPGVLVQLYQSDDERRRAEAERAIRCFLSPDPPAGKSIVKALTAPVLLEFCGSFATGARKGDPLYAALRAMVATVLSDPEWTPGLWGDVPRRRVAEQMIRLARETAVAVIVEIAGAYRSRSQPSAATRNLAEFKTFWSALRPQVLELDADTPLRPWRKALSLTLEALLKSVEDCMTRFEMNLPPPAAAGRKHDSSSSALPKWTASLQSVWAVLAELDAWSDVHHAMRTTLAAHPRAVTALVLSTGSELSDSIRWITRHRDLLDFEARRHLAMAMLPELVRGAGAPPPHEMLIDRGRLLPDSFGYIAHATPQELRAVLSVAFKHEQATGPGVLREWFCLVCQALFNPRLVLFSACPQDRRRFFINPTSVVDPLHLEYFEFAGRMIALALRHKMHAGVFFDKTLFLQLAGRPITLDDIADTDPSLHASCKKILEMDSSLVDSNILELTFVREDEVLGSRVVIELFPGGKDIAVTSENRCQYINLLIQDRIVNSTRRQLAYFAAGFRIMFNKWKPWTEFFASLDVEDFDRMLGGSKGAIDVNEWRAQTDYRGYKEKCRQIKWFWKAVENMTVEQQGRLLFFWTSVKCLPSDGFSGLGCRLFIYRASSSRDHLPTSQTCFYHLNLPAYTSLSMMQRRLHMIVQGYVSSGFGAS, from the exons ATGGctccgccgggcgccgccgcgtcggaggCCGGCGCCGTCCAGCTCCTGCTCCGCAACGTCGACTCCCGGACTACCGTGATCCGGGCGCGCCGGGAGGACACCGTGGAATCGGTCCTCGACCGCCTCGggaacggcggcgccgccagcgGGGGCGACCTGCGCCTGCGCGCCGTACACGCCGGCCGGGAGCTCCCGCGCGGGGCGACGGTCGGCGAGCTCGGCCTCCCGTGGGACGCCACGCTCCACGTGTCGTACCGGCTCGTCCCCACCCCGCACGCGGACGCGTGGCGGCTCGCATCCgagatcgccgccgcggccaggctcgccgccgcggcgggcgtcCCGCTGCGCGCGGCCGCGTCCCTCGAGGTGCTCGTCAGGAGGTTCCTGGACTCGGCCCGCGCCGCCCACCAGAGGAAGTCAAACAGCGCCCTGGGCCCCGTCGCCGAGCACCTGGGCATCTTCCTCGCCAGGGGCGTCCCCGGCGTGCTGGTCCAGCTCTATCAGTCCGacgacgagcgccgccgcgccgaagCCGAGCGCGCCATCCGGTGCTTCCTGTCCCCCGACCCCCCGGCGGGGAAGAGCATCGTCAAGGCGTTGACGGCGCCGGTGCTCTTGGAGTTCTGCGGGTCCTTCGCCACCGGTGCGCGCAAGGGCGACCCGCTCTACGCTGCGTTGCGAGCCATGGTCGCGACGGTGCTCTCCGACCCCGAGTGGACGCCGGGGCTCTGGGGTGACGTGCCGCGACGGCGGGTCGCCGAGCAGATGATCCGGCTTGCTAGAGAGACGGCGGTTGCTGTTATCGTAGAGATCGCCGGGGCGTATAGGAGCCGGAGCCAGCCCTCGGCGGCTACGAGGAACTTGGCCGAGTTCAAGACCTTCTGGTCCGCGCTGCGCCCGCAAGTGCTTGAGCTAGACGCCGACACGCCGCTCCGCCCTTGGAGGAAGGCGCTGTCCCTGACTCTGGAAGCCCTGCTGAAGAGCGTCGAAGACTGCATGACCAGGTTCGAGATGAatttgccgccgccggcggcggcggggcgcaagCATGACTCGTCGTCCAGCGCGCTGCCCAAGTGGACGGCCTCGCTGCAAAGCGTCTGGGCCGTCCTGGCCGAGCTGGACGCGTGGTCGGACGTCCACCATGCGATGCGAACCACGCTGGCGGCGCACCCGAGGGCGGTCACCGCGCTTGTGCTGAGCACCGGGAGCGAGCTCAGCGATAGCATCCGCTGGATCACCAGGCACAGAGACCTCCTAGACTTCGAGGCACGGCGGCACCTGGCCATGGCAATGCTGCCGGAACTCGTCAgaggcgccggcgcgccgcccccgcACGAGATGCTGATCGATCGGGGCCGGCTGCTGCCGGACTCATTCGGGTACATTGCTCATGCGACACCCCAGGAGCTACGCGCTGTCCTGTCTGTGGCGTTCAAGCACGAGCAAGCCACCGGCCCCGGCGTGCTGAGGGAGTGGTTCTGCTTGGTGTGCCAGGCGCTGTTCAACCCGCGACTTGTTCTCTTCTCAGCGTGTCCACAAGATAGGAGAAGGTTCTTCATCAATCCAA CATCTGTTGTGGATCCACTGCACCTGGAGTACTTCGAATTCGCAGGGCGGATGATTGCATTAGCCCTGAGGCACAAAATGCATGCTGGAGTTTTCTTCGACAAGACATTATTCTTGCAACTAGCTGGGAGACCTATTACACTGGATGATATTGCAGACACAGATCCATCCCTGCATGCAAGCTGCAAAAAGATCCTAGAAATGGATTCGAGTCTCGTGGATTCAAACATCTTGGAATTAACATTTGTTCGAGAAGATGAGGTGTTAGGATCTAGAGTGGTCATCGAGCTGTTCCCTGGAGGGAAGGATATTGCTGTTACTAGTGAGAATAGATGCCAGTACATCAATCTACTGATTCAAGATAGGATCGTGAACTCCACCAGACGTCAACTAGCTTATTTCGCTGCAGGATTTCGTATTATGTTCAACAAATGGAAACCCTGGACAGAGTTCTTTGCGAGTCTGGATGTTGAAGATTTTGATCGGATGTTGGGCGGTAGCAAGGGCGCTATAGATGTGAACGAGTGGAGAGCTCAGACTGACTACCGTGGATACAAAGAAAAATGTCGCCAAATCAAATGGTTCTGGAAG GCCGTGGAAAACATGACGGTTGAACAACAGGGGAGGCTACTCTTCTTCTGGACCTCAGTGAAGTGTTTGCCATCAGATGGTTTCTCGGGGCTGGGTTGCAGGCTGTTCATATACAGGGCCTCCAGCTCCCGCGACCACCTCCCCACTTCGCAAACCTGCTTCTACCACCTCAACCTCCCAGCTTACACTTCGTTAAGCATGATGCAAAGGCGGCTGCATATGATCGTCCAGGGATACGTGAGCAGTGGCTTTGGTGCATCGTAG